From a region of the Campylobacter sp. genome:
- the phsA gene encoding thiosulfate reductase PhsA, whose protein sequence is MNRRNFLKSTAAIGTLATLNLNLNASAVTGGTEKKVASVCEMCSSRCPIEVTVKDGRGALIEGNHRFANKTSVCARGGAGINQLYDDQRLIKPLIRVGERGEGKFREVSWDEALKICAQRLDEISQKYGPQSVVFTSKTGEHHTQMMNFACAYGSPNIYSHWSCCPVTYNIAVPHTFGANMQRDYGDAKYIVNFGHNLFEGIDISKTKKLAKAASREDVKLLVLDPRFSTVASKADEWLPIKPGTDAAFLMALIHVWLRDNKYDKKFIEQYAVGLEELKQSVKDTTPLWQEGITGIKADKIERIANEIYAAAPAVVIDWGHKTTTAKAEYVRTRAIAIANALMGNVEKKGGIYFSKDSKTFNTLCKEDLFPTISNPDKGFKIPKTARIDGCGEEGSENFFVPRKHGVLMQIAPTILSEKPYPVKGWVSTRFNHLINVAGVDKSVEAIKKLDFVLAIDVYMSDFACLADVILPESTYLERDESIQNKGGTAPGFVMRNKAVEPVGDTKCGYEIFRELARVMKIDKDYTWNNIDEYRMQQAKGNAELIANLIKNGYVSYKVPKLYYREPKLVAKFIDKYPAAAEFVDENGEMSSQMKFKTPSGKIELFAPKVEELFAGYGCLNTEGMDVFGGHKYCLMTGKTALHTNGHTQNVKILNDMMSESPVWISPASAKAEGLKTGDVVKLKNKFGEQKAKIFVTQGIRDDCLFLYHGFGHVSPGLKRTNGIGTNQSVLLDPAAGPVVSTMVTNVGVDIVKI, encoded by the coding sequence ATGAATAGACGAAATTTCTTAAAAAGCACCGCCGCGATCGGCACGCTAGCGACGTTAAATCTAAATTTAAACGCTAGCGCGGTTACAGGCGGGACGGAAAAGAAAGTCGCCAGCGTCTGCGAGATGTGCTCCTCGCGCTGTCCTATCGAGGTGACCGTCAAAGACGGCCGCGGCGCTCTTATCGAGGGCAACCACAGGTTTGCAAACAAAACCTCCGTCTGCGCGCGCGGAGGCGCGGGCATAAATCAGCTCTACGACGATCAGAGGCTCATTAAGCCGCTCATTCGCGTAGGCGAGCGCGGCGAGGGCAAATTTAGAGAAGTAAGCTGGGACGAGGCGCTTAAAATTTGCGCGCAGAGGCTAGACGAGATTTCACAAAAATACGGCCCGCAAAGCGTAGTTTTTACCTCTAAAACGGGCGAGCACCATACTCAGATGATGAATTTCGCCTGTGCCTACGGCAGTCCGAACATCTACTCGCACTGGTCCTGTTGCCCGGTCACCTACAATATCGCCGTGCCGCACACTTTCGGCGCCAATATGCAAAGAGACTACGGCGACGCAAAATATATCGTAAATTTCGGCCACAATCTTTTTGAGGGCATCGACATCTCAAAAACCAAAAAGCTCGCAAAAGCCGCGAGCAGAGAGGACGTAAAGCTTTTGGTGCTCGATCCGCGCTTCAGTACCGTAGCTTCCAAGGCAGACGAGTGGTTGCCGATAAAGCCGGGAACCGACGCGGCGTTTTTGATGGCGCTAATCCACGTCTGGCTGCGCGATAACAAATACGACAAAAAATTTATCGAACAATACGCCGTGGGGCTAGAGGAGCTAAAGCAGTCCGTGAAGGATACGACGCCGCTTTGGCAGGAGGGCATTACGGGGATCAAAGCAGACAAAATCGAGCGCATCGCAAATGAAATTTACGCCGCGGCTCCAGCCGTCGTAATCGACTGGGGTCATAAAACCACGACTGCCAAAGCCGAATACGTCCGCACGCGCGCCATCGCAATCGCAAACGCGCTGATGGGAAACGTCGAGAAAAAGGGCGGAATTTACTTTTCTAAAGACTCTAAAACCTTCAACACGCTTTGCAAAGAGGATCTATTCCCTACCATCTCAAACCCGGATAAAGGCTTTAAAATTCCAAAGACCGCGCGCATCGACGGCTGCGGCGAAGAAGGTAGCGAAAATTTCTTCGTGCCACGCAAACACGGCGTTTTAATGCAGATCGCGCCTACGATTTTAAGCGAAAAGCCTTACCCTGTAAAAGGCTGGGTCAGCACGCGCTTTAACCACCTCATCAACGTTGCGGGCGTGGATAAGAGCGTAGAGGCGATCAAAAAGCTAGACTTCGTGCTCGCAATCGACGTATATATGAGCGACTTCGCGTGCTTAGCTGACGTGATCTTGCCCGAATCCACATATTTGGAGCGCGACGAGTCGATTCAAAATAAAGGCGGCACCGCGCCTGGATTTGTGATGCGAAACAAAGCCGTTGAGCCGGTGGGCGATACGAAGTGCGGCTATGAAATTTTTAGAGAGCTTGCGAGGGTGATGAAGATCGATAAGGACTACACCTGGAACAACATCGACGAATACCGCATGCAGCAAGCCAAAGGCAACGCTGAGCTGATCGCAAATTTAATCAAAAACGGCTACGTAAGCTACAAGGTGCCGAAGCTATACTACCGAGAGCCGAAGCTCGTGGCTAAATTTATCGATAAATATCCTGCCGCGGCGGAGTTCGTGGACGAAAACGGCGAGATGAGCTCGCAGATGAAATTTAAAACCCCGAGCGGCAAGATCGAGCTTTTCGCGCCGAAAGTGGAGGAGCTTTTCGCGGGATACGGCTGCTTAAACACCGAGGGTATGGACGTATTCGGCGGGCACAAATACTGCCTAATGACCGGCAAGACCGCGCTTCACACCAACGGCCATACTCAAAATGTCAAAATTTTAAACGATATGATGAGCGAATCGCCGGTTTGGATCAGCCCTGCTTCTGCAAAAGCGGAGGGGCTAAAGACGGGCGATGTCGTGAAGCTTAAAAATAAATTCGGCGAGCAAAAGGCTAAAATTTTCGTCACGCAAGGCATCAGAGACGATTGCCTATTTTTATACCACGGCTTTGGGCACGTAAGCCCCGGGCTAAAGCGCACGAACGGCATAGGCACGAACCAAAGCGTCCTTCTCGATCCCGCTGCGGGTCCTGTGGTAAGCACGATGGTAACCAACGTCGGCGTCGATATAGTTAAAATTTAA
- the nrfD gene encoding NrfD/PsrC family molybdoenzyme membrane anchor subunit, whose amino-acid sequence MNNMWGDMSQYSEIYWPWPIAIYLFLAGLSAGATMVALLVKWNRHESEQNSIWDAMIRAGAITAPLTICAGLLLLIFDLGKPFSFYLLLIKFNFGSVMSLGVLALLIYVPFSFVFALCVFGEEICKFKLLAFLRPIVNLLSSFAKASKAFERVLFILALCVGAYTGFLLSAVMKISLWNTPVLPILFLLSGFSSGIAASILVGLLFFKGSLNKDSIKYLLVLDLRAILFEIPLLFILFVGMYFEGGTSALAAQQALTHEVYGKIFWIGVLGTGLIAPIIIAFTALKNHAYKPAFIVLNSFVVLCGVILLRYYIVYAGQICTGA is encoded by the coding sequence ATGAATAATATGTGGGGCGATATGAGCCAATATTCTGAAATTTACTGGCCTTGGCCGATTGCGATTTATCTATTTTTGGCGGGTCTTAGCGCGGGGGCGACGATGGTGGCGCTTTTAGTTAAATGGAATCGCCACGAAAGCGAGCAAAATTCCATCTGGGATGCGATGATTAGAGCAGGTGCGATCACGGCGCCGCTTACGATCTGCGCGGGGCTTTTGCTCTTGATCTTTGATCTGGGCAAGCCATTTAGCTTTTATCTTTTGCTGATCAAATTTAACTTCGGCTCGGTGATGAGTCTCGGCGTTTTGGCGCTTTTGATCTACGTGCCGTTTAGCTTTGTATTTGCGCTATGCGTATTCGGCGAGGAAATTTGCAAATTTAAACTACTTGCGTTCCTGCGACCTATCGTAAATTTGCTAAGCTCGTTCGCCAAGGCTTCCAAAGCTTTCGAGCGAGTTTTGTTTATCCTTGCTCTTTGCGTGGGCGCATATACGGGCTTTTTGTTAAGCGCGGTGATGAAAATTTCGCTTTGGAATACTCCGGTACTGCCGATTTTATTTCTGCTATCCGGCTTTTCCAGCGGCATCGCGGCGAGCATTTTAGTGGGACTTCTGTTTTTTAAAGGCTCGTTAAACAAAGATAGCATAAAATACCTTTTGGTGCTTGATCTGCGCGCGATACTCTTTGAAATTCCGCTTTTATTCATTCTGTTTGTCGGGATGTATTTTGAGGGCGGCACTAGCGCGCTTGCGGCACAGCAGGCTTTAACGCACGAGGTTTACGGTAAAATTTTCTGGATCGGCGTTTTAGGCACGGGGCTCATCGCTCCGATCATTATCGCCTTTACGGCGCTGAAAAATCACGCCTACAAGCCTGCGTTTATAGTTTTAAATTCTTTCGTCGTGCTTTGCGGCGTCATTCTGCTTCGTTACTACATCGTATATGCGGGGCAAATTTGCACGGGAGCGTAG
- a CDS encoding HIT family protein, producing MIYEDEMIYVQREEHEVPWVKVFTKAKFKELSDCDEATLAHLWRAVLQCEKSLREFYAPDKINIASFANYVPRVHFHVQARFKNDSFFPESVWGKKMRNGKLDLPEFSEFAEVLAANLKMEFR from the coding sequence ATGATTTACGAAGATGAGATGATTTACGTACAGCGCGAGGAGCACGAAGTGCCGTGGGTGAAGGTCTTTACGAAGGCGAAATTTAAAGAGCTTAGCGACTGCGACGAGGCGACGTTGGCGCATCTGTGGCGTGCCGTGCTTCAGTGCGAAAAGAGCCTGCGGGAGTTTTACGCGCCCGATAAAATCAATATCGCAAGCTTCGCTAACTACGTGCCGCGCGTGCATTTTCACGTCCAAGCGCGCTTTAAAAACGACAGTTTTTTCCCAGAGTCCGTTTGGGGTAAAAAGATGCGAAACGGTAAGCTCGATCTGCCGGAATTTAGCGAATTCGCAGAGGTTTTAGCGGCAAATTTAAAGATGGAATTCAGATGA
- a CDS encoding HAMP domain-containing sensor histidine kinase — MLKGFKFTLFSAIFIIGAFISESLYIIYLNSKIEEGADVAELIQKSGEALAGADLNLKDELIYDYAILNANGEILRSNLSVQPPDFAFITLKFGGRVFFKRHFLHEGKLHFFVISKKISYAKIEFIAISTIFITIFVALIIALFNYKIIKNFYAQQSNLIKAFFNDAMHELKTPLGVALINTEMLGLRDKHTARIKSALKQMVITYEDVEYFIKSGKMSLKSRRIDMSEFLGARINFIYLVAKSKNISLQSRIAPDVSVFMDETSLMRLIDNTLSNAIKYSRPGGKIIIGLEKGVSIAVFSVQDFGIGIKDTSAIWERYSRENAALGGFGLGLNIIDKICKRYGIAKSVSSKLGEGSTFCYKIPLFKQKLLD, encoded by the coding sequence ATGCTTAAAGGGTTTAAATTTACGCTTTTTAGCGCGATTTTCATCATCGGCGCCTTTATAAGCGAGAGCCTTTATATCATCTATTTAAACTCCAAAATCGAGGAGGGCGCCGACGTCGCCGAGCTGATACAAAAAAGCGGCGAAGCCCTAGCCGGCGCGGATCTGAATCTAAAAGACGAGCTCATCTACGACTACGCGATCCTAAATGCAAACGGCGAAATTTTAAGATCAAACCTAAGCGTGCAGCCGCCGGATTTTGCGTTTATCACGCTGAAATTCGGCGGGCGAGTGTTTTTCAAGCGCCATTTTCTGCATGAGGGCAAGCTGCATTTTTTCGTCATCTCAAAAAAGATAAGCTACGCAAAGATAGAATTTATCGCGATCTCTACGATCTTTATCACGATTTTCGTAGCGCTCATCATCGCACTGTTTAACTACAAAATCATAAAAAATTTCTACGCGCAGCAAAGCAACCTCATCAAGGCGTTTTTCAACGACGCGATGCACGAGCTAAAGACCCCTCTGGGCGTCGCGCTCATCAACACCGAGATGCTTGGGTTGCGCGACAAACACACTGCGCGTATCAAATCCGCACTCAAGCAGATGGTAATTACTTACGAGGACGTGGAGTACTTCATCAAAAGCGGCAAGATGAGCTTAAAAAGCCGCCGCATCGATATGAGCGAGTTTTTGGGCGCTAGGATAAATTTCATCTATCTGGTCGCAAAAAGCAAAAACATAAGCCTGCAATCGCGAATAGCGCCCGACGTGAGCGTTTTTATGGACGAAACCTCGCTAATGCGCCTCATCGACAATACCCTAAGCAATGCCATAAAATACTCGCGCCCCGGCGGCAAGATCATCATCGGGCTGGAAAAGGGGGTGAGCATAGCGGTCTTTAGCGTGCAGGACTTCGGCATCGGCATAAAGGATACGAGCGCGATCTGGGAGAGATACTCGCGCGAAAACGCGGCTCTTGGCGGATTCGGCCTCGGGCTAAACATAATCGATAAAATTTGCAAGCGCTACGGCATCGCAAAAAGCGTCAGCTCGAAGCTCGGTGAGGGCAGCACCTTTTGCTACAAAATCCCGCTGTTTAAGCAGAAGCTTTTGGATTAA
- a CDS encoding MFS transporter encodes MKNPFLSLKYSNFRIYWIGMNLSLIGSWMQSVALPWLVLSITADAFKVSLVAAARFLPALLFTPFSGVLLDKFNRKKILLLAQIGMAVTASIFAVMSFCELYSFGKILFCAFASGIFTSMDAPSRQSMVKDLIDSPRDLANAIALNSMSFNVARIAGPALAGIVMALWGVGFCFLFNALSFLGIIVSLFFIRIPPSATTLSSRSGGVFASIGAGISYVSHKKILSELMIIVLIVATLVPNYNVTISTLVKLSLGADERSFGYLMSALGVGAFCGALFVAVFDKLGIRKIRSCAIAMGASLALTGAANSFAWAAAGLAVTGFLFVITNSSINSTVQMHVSNEFRGRVLSLYALFLIGSTPFGALISGFFTELLGARVALAICGAISILLLLALFYGFKIRRRTHFIFRDKV; translated from the coding sequence TTGAAAAATCCCTTCCTATCGCTTAAATACTCAAATTTTAGAATTTATTGGATCGGGATGAACCTCTCGCTGATCGGTTCTTGGATGCAAAGCGTCGCGCTGCCGTGGCTAGTGCTAAGCATAACCGCAGATGCTTTTAAAGTTAGCCTTGTAGCCGCGGCGCGGTTCTTGCCCGCGCTACTTTTCACGCCGTTTTCCGGTGTACTGCTAGATAAGTTTAATCGCAAAAAGATCCTTCTACTTGCTCAAATAGGCATGGCGGTGACTGCCTCAATTTTCGCGGTTATGAGCTTTTGCGAGCTATATTCTTTCGGCAAAATTTTATTTTGCGCTTTTGCAAGCGGCATCTTTACCAGCATGGATGCCCCGAGCCGTCAGTCGATGGTAAAAGACCTCATCGATTCGCCCCGCGATCTAGCCAACGCCATAGCGTTAAATTCTATGTCCTTCAACGTCGCTCGTATTGCAGGACCCGCACTTGCGGGGATCGTGATGGCGCTGTGGGGCGTGGGCTTTTGCTTTTTATTCAACGCGCTTAGCTTTTTAGGCATCATCGTTTCGCTGTTTTTCATCAGAATTCCGCCATCCGCTACTACGCTATCTAGCAGAAGCGGAGGCGTTTTTGCCTCGATCGGTGCTGGAATTTCGTATGTATCGCACAAAAAAATTCTAAGCGAGCTAATGATAATAGTGCTTATCGTAGCGACGCTGGTGCCAAATTACAACGTAACGATCTCGACGCTTGTTAAGCTTAGCCTGGGCGCGGATGAGCGAAGCTTTGGATATTTGATGTCGGCTCTAGGCGTGGGGGCCTTTTGTGGCGCGCTTTTCGTAGCAGTTTTTGATAAACTTGGCATCCGCAAAATCAGATCGTGCGCGATCGCTATGGGAGCGAGCTTAGCTCTTACTGGGGCTGCGAATTCCTTCGCATGGGCTGCGGCAGGGCTTGCCGTAACTGGGTTTCTTTTCGTAATCACAAACTCAAGCATTAACTCCACCGTGCAAATGCACGTAAGCAACGAATTTCGCGGGCGCGTGCTTAGCTTATACGCGCTATTTTTAATAGGTAGTACGCCATTTGGAGCGCTCATATCGGGCTTTTTTACCGAGTTATTAGGCGCTCGCGTAGCCCTTGCAATCTGCGGTGCAATTAGCATTTTGCTACTGCTGGCGCTATTTTACGGCTTTAAAATACGGCGCAGGACGCATTTTATCTTTCGAGATAAAGTCTAA
- a CDS encoding PAS domain-containing protein, translating into MQRPTPINQEIKLDEKRYIVSKTDPKGIITFANPYFCMICGYSELELLGQPHNIIRHPDMPRIAFKLMWDTIQQGKDFTAVVKNLAKDGRFYWVITEFTSKKDPVTGQITEYTAFRKAPPRSAIETIEPIYRALLDAERNGGMQASQKALVDFLKSKGETYESWIAKVSGKSNPLTAMFFKAMKKLFS; encoded by the coding sequence ATGCAAAGACCGACTCCGATTAATCAGGAAATCAAACTCGATGAGAAGCGCTATATAGTTTCCAAAACCGATCCGAAGGGCATTATCACGTTTGCAAATCCATATTTTTGTATGATTTGCGGCTATAGTGAGCTTGAGCTTTTGGGACAGCCGCATAACATCATACGACATCCGGATATGCCGCGAATAGCGTTTAAGCTCATGTGGGATACGATACAACAAGGCAAGGATTTTACCGCCGTGGTTAAAAATTTAGCCAAAGACGGGCGCTTTTATTGGGTCATTACGGAATTTACTTCTAAAAAAGATCCTGTGACAGGGCAGATCACCGAATACACGGCATTTCGCAAGGCTCCACCAAGATCTGCGATCGAAACTATAGAGCCAATTTATAGGGCGCTACTGGATGCTGAAAGAAACGGCGGTATGCAGGCTAGCCAAAAGGCGCTCGTGGACTTTTTAAAAAGCAAAGGCGAGACCTACGAGAGCTGGATCGCAAAGGTCTCAGGCAAATCAAATCCGCTCACCGCAATGTTTTTTAAGGCGATGAAAAAGCTTTTTAGCTAG
- a CDS encoding MFS transporter: MKSVWIMILCAAAILMITMGIRMSLGLFVRPIMQTNSLSIAQVSFAMATTQLVWGFSQPLSGILADKLGAYVVLFWGSVLLAISCALVPLFSSESALVLTMGFGLALGLGAGSFPILMSLMAKRLPFSIRSVASGVLNAGGSFGQFLFAPMIGFCIATPALGYGGAFFTLAGLSLLILPLARLLAGGKILFGEQTSLHEEDKRSLGEVLRLALRDKSYILINLSFTTCGFHVAFLVTHLPSEVALSGHGAQVASFSLALIGIANIVGSLFVGWCVSKVRCKVILFCIYALRIALIGAYALSPKDSLTFYIFSVGLGFTWLATVPPTAAAVGKLLGTRYLASLFGFTMLSHQIGGFFGAYIGGLAVRAYGAYDYMWYLDMTLAAIAALLSLPVRESKMKHVKF; this comes from the coding sequence ATGAAATCAGTTTGGATAATGATCCTATGCGCCGCGGCGATTTTGATGATTACGATGGGCATTCGTATGTCATTAGGTCTTTTCGTGCGGCCCATAATGCAAACAAATTCCCTATCCATCGCACAAGTAAGCTTTGCGATGGCAACTACGCAGCTGGTATGGGGCTTTTCGCAACCGCTTAGTGGGATACTTGCAGACAAGCTCGGTGCCTACGTCGTGCTGTTTTGGGGCAGCGTGCTTTTGGCGATTAGTTGCGCTCTTGTGCCGTTATTTAGCAGCGAAAGCGCGCTCGTATTAACGATGGGCTTTGGGCTTGCGCTGGGGCTTGGCGCGGGTAGTTTTCCGATTCTAATGAGCCTAATGGCAAAGCGCCTGCCATTTTCTATCCGCTCGGTTGCTAGCGGAGTGCTAAATGCAGGCGGCTCGTTCGGGCAGTTTTTATTTGCACCGATGATTGGGTTTTGTATCGCAACGCCTGCTTTGGGATACGGCGGCGCATTTTTTACGCTCGCAGGGCTTAGCTTGCTAATTCTGCCGCTTGCAAGACTTTTAGCAGGCGGTAAAATTCTATTTGGCGAACAAACCAGCCTGCATGAAGAAGATAAGCGCAGCTTAGGCGAAGTTCTGCGTTTGGCACTGCGCGATAAAAGCTATATTTTGATAAATTTAAGCTTTACTACGTGCGGTTTTCACGTAGCATTTTTAGTGACGCACCTACCTAGCGAAGTAGCGCTAAGCGGGCATGGCGCGCAGGTAGCGTCCTTTTCGCTCGCACTAATCGGTATCGCAAACATCGTAGGCAGCTTATTCGTAGGTTGGTGTGTTTCCAAAGTGCGCTGTAAAGTCATTTTATTTTGCATATATGCCCTGCGTATCGCTCTTATTGGTGCTTATGCGCTCTCGCCCAAAGATAGCCTTACATTTTATATCTTCAGCGTGGGATTAGGATTTACCTGGCTAGCGACCGTACCGCCTACTGCGGCTGCCGTCGGTAAGCTATTAGGGACGCGATATTTAGCAAGCCTATTTGGATTTACGATGCTTTCGCATCAAATCGGCGGATTTTTTGGCGCATATATCGGAGGTCTTGCGGTGAGAGCATACGGCGCGTATGATTATATGTGGTATTTGGATATGACGTTAGCGGCTATTGCAGCTCTGCTAAGCCTGCCTGTGCGTGAATCTAAGATGAAGCACGTGAAATTTTAA
- a CDS encoding cache domain-containing protein: MIGARSKKYLSLFALACCVATFAFYLRFKSEENEIKIKQQFDFSASLFEKIVDEEKLNAFAISLILSQNSDVVRCFESGKHGECMDVTKKYKDILSAVPFYTGVKIHFHTQNTRSLARSWSDEFYNDDLSSFRHSLLQIRQSLLPKALVEMGRCGVFMRGISPVFSEGKFIGSAEIMLDFEHVIAQINRMGNDIFILVDKRFETDCFYDKIGVIKDFIVVNSAPDYDVLSILATLDFGAQSFIKKDGHYFYVRAFSDENGTKLGYIILHREG, translated from the coding sequence ATGATAGGCGCGCGATCCAAAAAATACCTAAGTCTTTTCGCGCTTGCTTGCTGCGTCGCCACCTTTGCATTTTATCTGCGCTTTAAAAGCGAGGAAAACGAGATAAAAATCAAGCAGCAGTTCGATTTTAGCGCGAGCCTATTTGAAAAGATCGTGGACGAAGAGAAGCTAAACGCCTTTGCGATCTCGCTGATTTTGTCGCAAAACAGCGACGTGGTGCGCTGCTTCGAAAGCGGCAAACACGGCGAGTGCATGGACGTGACGAAAAAATACAAAGATATCTTAAGCGCAGTGCCCTTTTATACGGGCGTGAAGATACATTTTCATACGCAAAACACCAGAAGCCTGGCTAGGAGCTGGAGCGACGAATTTTACAACGACGATCTGAGCTCGTTTCGCCATTCGCTTTTGCAGATCCGTCAAAGCCTGCTTCCCAAAGCGCTCGTCGAGATGGGGCGGTGTGGGGTTTTTATGCGCGGAATTTCGCCGGTTTTTAGCGAGGGCAAATTTATCGGAAGCGCCGAGATAATGCTCGATTTCGAGCACGTCATCGCGCAGATCAACCGCATGGGAAACGATATTTTTATCCTCGTAGATAAGAGGTTCGAGACCGACTGCTTTTACGATAAAATAGGCGTTATCAAGGACTTTATCGTCGTAAATAGCGCGCCGGATTACGACGTTTTGTCGATTTTGGCGACGCTTGATTTTGGGGCGCAGAGCTTTATCAAAAAGGACGGGCATTATTTTTACGTGCGGGCGTTTTCGGACGAAAACGGCACGAAGCTGGGCTATATAATTTTGCACCGCGAAGGCTAG
- a CDS encoding YigZ family protein produces the protein MKTIEKEISAAQEIKKSSFIAYLAPLASFEALRAQLRQQHPKARHIVWAYRALGEFEQIVENSSDDGEPKSTAGAPCLNALRGVSLINAAVLVVRYFGGIKLGTGGLVRAYASSANLAIETAASSGALTDFFLKRRCAFFVPFAAVAKFEHFLKKSGFVYEASFGAAGAEFSAEFSAEEFEKFKGFADALAPALKMLHEPKF, from the coding sequence TTGAAAACGATTGAAAAAGAGATCAGCGCCGCGCAGGAGATTAAAAAATCAAGCTTCATCGCCTATCTCGCGCCGCTAGCGAGCTTTGAGGCGCTGCGTGCGCAGTTGCGGCAGCAGCATCCCAAGGCGCGGCATATCGTCTGGGCGTATCGCGCTCTCGGTGAGTTTGAGCAGATCGTAGAAAACTCAAGCGACGACGGCGAGCCCAAATCAACCGCGGGCGCGCCGTGCCTAAACGCGCTTCGCGGCGTCAGCCTGATTAACGCCGCGGTGCTCGTGGTGCGCTACTTCGGCGGCATCAAGCTAGGCACCGGCGGGCTAGTGCGCGCATACGCTAGTAGCGCGAATCTCGCTATCGAGACCGCCGCAAGCAGCGGCGCTTTAACCGACTTTTTTCTTAAAAGGCGCTGCGCGTTTTTCGTGCCGTTTGCGGCGGTAGCTAAATTTGAACATTTTTTAAAAAAATCGGGTTTCGTTTATGAAGCGAGCTTTGGTGCTGCGGGAGCGGAGTTTAGCGCGGAGTTTAGCGCGGAGGAATTTGAAAAATTTAAAGGCTTTGCAGATGCTCTCGCGCCGGCTCTTAAAATGCTGCACGAGCCGAAATTTTAA
- a CDS encoding 4Fe-4S dicluster domain-containing protein gives MKKLIMIHDENLCIGCQACSVACRNENGVPSGVYRLQVHGKTSGVFPNLKLDYSRASCVMCEDSPCVDVCPTGASFKTKDGVTLIDERLCVSCKYCILACPYDARFVDPITHAIGKCTFCYTNRTSKGLQPACVSVCPTDALVFGDVNDAGSGVNKLLAKTSVEYPKAYLNTKPRLANIKNKKGGRYE, from the coding sequence ATGAAAAAACTCATAATGATTCACGACGAAAATTTATGTATAGGTTGCCAAGCCTGTTCGGTTGCGTGCAGGAACGAAAACGGCGTGCCTAGCGGCGTTTATAGGCTGCAGGTTCACGGCAAAACAAGCGGCGTTTTTCCAAATTTAAAGCTCGATTATTCGCGCGCCAGCTGCGTTATGTGCGAGGATAGCCCCTGCGTGGACGTCTGCCCTACGGGAGCGAGCTTTAAAACCAAAGACGGCGTAACGCTCATAGACGAGAGACTTTGCGTCAGCTGCAAATACTGCATCCTGGCCTGTCCTTACGACGCCAGATTTGTCGATCCTATCACTCACGCCATCGGCAAATGCACCTTTTGCTACACAAACCGCACGAGCAAAGGCTTGCAGCCTGCCTGCGTGAGCGTGTGTCCGACCGACGCTTTAGTTTTCGGCGACGTAAACGACGCAGGCTCAGGGGTAAACAAGCTGCTAGCCAAAACGAGCGTAGAATATCCGAAAGCGTATCTAAACACCAAACCGCGCCTAGCGAATATCAAAAACAAAAAAGGAGGACGCTATGAATAA
- a CDS encoding response regulator transcription factor encodes MKILLLEDDFEYRSSVSEYLQELGYEVDECESGDAACDKIAANAYHLLILDIKVPEVSGEEVLKYARSLGLNTPVMMMTSLGDIDDLSQCYELGCNEYLKKPFHLAELKFRVSELMRKYFGDEKGAVKIADKFYYFANLKILKRADEEISLSAKEIKIIEFLLANIKRFVSVDELIADVWDGEAGSVDVRVHISNLRAKTSNDFILSSRGLGYKINA; translated from the coding sequence TTGAAAATTTTACTTTTAGAAGACGATTTTGAATACAGAAGCAGCGTAAGCGAGTATCTGCAGGAGCTGGGCTACGAGGTGGACGAATGCGAAAGCGGCGACGCAGCCTGCGATAAGATCGCCGCGAATGCCTACCACTTGCTGATTTTAGACATCAAGGTGCCGGAGGTTTCGGGCGAAGAGGTGCTCAAATACGCGCGCAGCCTCGGCCTCAACACTCCCGTGATGATGATGACCTCGCTCGGCGACATCGACGATTTGAGCCAGTGCTACGAACTAGGCTGCAACGAATATCTAAAAAAGCCCTTCCACCTAGCCGAGCTTAAATTTAGAGTAAGCGAGCTGATGCGAAAGTATTTCGGCGACGAAAAGGGCGCCGTCAAGATCGCAGATAAATTTTACTACTTCGCAAATTTAAAAATTTTAAAACGCGCGGACGAAGAGATATCGCTAAGCGCCAAAGAGATCAAGATTATAGAATTTCTGCTCGCCAATATCAAAAGGTTCGTTAGCGTCGATGAACTCATCGCCGATGTGTGGGACGGCGAGGCGGGCAGCGTCGATGTGCGCGTGCATATCAGCAACCTCCGCGCCAAAACGAGCAACGATTTCATCCTCTCCAGCCGCGGACTCGGATATAAGATCAATGCTTAA